ACCAGACTTGCCTCAGTCTTCTAGTCCTGTATTCTAAACCCTACACCACTATGTTACTTTCTACTGTAGGTAGCACAGCTGGTATTGGAAAAGCCTATGCGGAGGAACTGGCAAGCCGTGGCATCAACATTATCTTAATCAGCCGGAGCAAAGAGAAGCTGGAGGCCGTAGCTAAAGACATAGCCGAAACCTATAAAGTTGAAACTGCTGTTATAGTAGCAGATTTCAGCAAAGGTCGTGAGGTTTACTCTTCCATTAAGGAAGCCCTAAGAGACCAAGACATTGGGATTTTGGTGAATAATGTAGGAGTGTTTTATTCCTACCCGGAATATTTTACCAGGTTGTCTGAGGACAAAGTGTGGGAAATTGTCAATGTAAATATTGCTGCTGCTAACATGATGGTGCATATAGTGCTGCCAGGAATGGTACAGAGGAAAAGAGGTGCGATTGTGAATGTTTCTTCTGGATCTTGCTGCAAACCCACACCACAGATGGCAGCGTATTCAGCCTCCAAGGTAAGCCAGGGGGCAGAATGTGCTTCACCCTACCGTGCCAGTTGGGAGCTTCGCTAGCTCATGCAGAGGGGCATGAggctatttatttgtattgtggtagtgcttCAGAGCTTCAGTCGTGGATCAGGGCACCATTTGGTAAACGCTATACAAAAAATGGCTTCACCTGTTGGTCCATTTAGAGTGGCTGGTGTTACAAATGACGCTAGCCTGAGCCTTctgcagcacaaggcctgggcctccTCTCTACACAGGGATGCAAAAGAGAGGGAAGGCTCTGGACTTCATTCTTTGCCTCTCCCCTCTAGGCACCCACACAGGGCAAGTCCCAGATCATTTCAGATGTTTTAAGATATATTCTACCTAACTAAAACATAAGAGACTCTAAGGTTCTTCTCATATAATGCTTATTTTTTAAGAAGCAAAGTGTTCCCAGTAATTTGCTGTGGATTACAGTAAACTAGTAAACCTCTAAAAGAAGTTTAGCATAGCTACTTGCCggtagtttttgttgttgttaaattaATCTTTTATTAAATGTTACTTTCAGAACAGTAAAGTGCTATTTTTTGCAACATTTAGAGAAAAGGATGTGCCTTAATGTCTCACTTACCTAGATGTGGAATTTCATATATTAATATTACAGTACTGCCTAGAAGTTTTAGAAGTGACCCAAATCTTTGTGATAGCAGTAGAACTAGTATCAGAGACTTCCTGCCTCCTCCATACAAGATCCCATGAAGGGGTAGGATTACTAAAGCCCCATTCCTGTaatactttaagcatgtgagtaatcccactgacttcagttgaactACTAACAGGCTAAGTGTTTGGAGGATCAGGGCCAAGGCTGCCAGGAAATAGAGAAGCACTAGTGGGGCTGTGGACATTGCAGGTTCAGTTTCTGCTTCaggcaaattatttttatttttaaagtttgtgggggggttgtttttaatgtttagtttgtttcccctccccacaagcaGAGTGAGTTTGGGAAGGGAAGATGACTACCTTCTTCCCACTACGCCCCATACGCAATTGTGGGAGAGAATCCCATGAGTCATCATCCAGCAGTGGAGCAATGCAGGAAGGATGTGCAAGTGTGGCAATCCAGGATCGTACTGGCTGGCCACTAAGTTACCAGCACTGCACTGATGTCGCAGGCATCTGACTAACCATTTACCATGGTAGCACTGCAGCATACAACGTTACAGCAATGTTACTACTATGAGAAGAGTGTACCAAACTTATTTATTGTGCTGTGCTTGATCTCCATAATCCCCGCTATCAGGTTTATGATGCCAAAGGTTAGTTTTTAAATTGGGGAGTTAAATGAGCTGAGGAAGGTGTTTGGGCCATACCCATACATTTAGGCCTTAATTCTGTAAACATGCATGTGTGTAATTTTACACATGAGTACTTGTTAGCTTCAGTGAGAATACGTGCATTtgaaaagttaagcacatgtataatgTTTGCAGGAGCAGGACCTAAATGACTACACACAGTGCTGGCTAATGCACCAAGTAAactgcggagggaggggggggggtattaaagaaaaaatgtttcactTGTAAGTTCAGGTAGTGTTTGCAACAATAGTAGGCTTCAATACAACAAAAAATCAGCCAGAAGTAAGTGTCTTTAAAATTGACATACCTTTAAACTAATTAACTGGGTCTCCTACAATTTGCTGAAAAAACCAAACACATGCTGAAAACGGGGAACCATGGTCATGCTATAAAAacatattttgggtttttttctagtATTTGTCAAAATATGCGGGTTTTTTTATAACCCTTTTGTCAGAATAGTAGTATAATTTCCAAGATAATAGTTTTAATAATACTTTACACCAAGACtttattccccctctcccccatgcaaAACTGAGGAATCCTAATTTTCTGCTTTTATCTTACCAGGCCTACTTGGACCACTTCAGTAGAGCACTACATTACGAATATGCTTCAAAAGGAATCTTTATTCAGAGTTTAATCCCATTCTTCATCTCCACAAAAATGACACAATTTGGTGATCACATTCTGTCAAACAAGTTTTTGTTTGTGCCTTCAGCTAAAGTATATGCACGTCATGCTGTTTCCACCCTTGGGATATCCAGAAGGACTACAGGATACTGGATCCATTCTATTCAGGTAACAATTAATCCAACTAGTTTACATTAGTAAATCTCATTACCTTTTCAAAGGGGGAAATTTAATCTTTTGGCTTCCATTGATTTTCATGGGAGTTGAGAAGCTAAAACAAGTGCAACGTTTTGGACATTTCTTTCTAATCTGCAGCACAAACCAGTCAACCTaaattagggtgaccaaatgtcccatttttaaaggggcaGTCCAGTTTTTGGGGATTTTTCTTaaataggtgcctattacccccaacccctgtcctgttttttcacagttgctatctggtcaccctaacctaaACCAGAGGCACTGCTCCATATTTCTTGACCGCTTCCATGTTTAATCAAATTATGACTGGACTATGTATTTTGCTTTAGGAGGAGAGGGAGAATCTGATTGCTACTTTTAATTTGCagcccaaattttaaaaaattacattcaaAAACACATAAAGGGtta
This genomic stretch from Lepidochelys kempii isolate rLepKem1 chromosome 12, rLepKem1.hap2, whole genome shotgun sequence harbors:
- the HSDL1 gene encoding inactive hydroxysteroid dehydrogenase-like protein 1 isoform X2 — protein: MAAVDSFYLLYREIGRSCHCYVEALALVGAWYTARKCFTLVCDSYSLIRLHFIPKLVSRADLVKQYGRWAVVTGSTAGIGKAYAEELASRGINIILISRSKEKLEAVAKDIAETYKVETAVIVADFSKGREVYSSIKEALRDQDIGILVNNVGVFYSYPEYFTRLSEDKVWEIVNVNIAAANMMVHIVLPGMVQRKRGAIVNVSSGSCCKPTPQMAAYSASKAYLDHFSRALHYEYASKGIFIQSLIPFFISTKMTQFGDHILSNKFLFVPSAKVYARHAVSTLGISRRTTGYWIHSIQFLLAQYIPEWFWVWGMQILNSALRRDAVSHRIY
- the HSDL1 gene encoding inactive hydroxysteroid dehydrogenase-like protein 1 isoform X1, whose amino-acid sequence is MSGLIRFLIAMAAVDSFYLLYREIGRSCHCYVEALALVGAWYTARKCFTLVCDSYSLIRLHFIPKLVSRADLVKQYGRWAVVTGSTAGIGKAYAEELASRGINIILISRSKEKLEAVAKDIAETYKVETAVIVADFSKGREVYSSIKEALRDQDIGILVNNVGVFYSYPEYFTRLSEDKVWEIVNVNIAAANMMVHIVLPGMVQRKRGAIVNVSSGSCCKPTPQMAAYSASKAYLDHFSRALHYEYASKGIFIQSLIPFFISTKMTQFGDHILSNKFLFVPSAKVYARHAVSTLGISRRTTGYWIHSIQFLLAQYIPEWFWVWGMQILNSALRRDAVSHRIY